In the Streptomyces sp. WMMC940 genome, TGACCCCGCGCGAGGTGGAGGTGCTGGTGCGCGTCGCCGAGGGCGAGGACACCCGGCTCATCGCCGCGGGCATGGGCATAGCCCCCAGTACGGCACGCACGCACGTCCAGCGGGTGCTGATGAAACTGGGCGTCGGCTCCCGGCTGGAGGCCGCGGCCCTCGCGGCCCGCACGGGCCTCCTCGACCACGCGGCGAGCCGCCCGCCGCTTCCGGCCGACCCGGACCTCGACGTGGACTGAGGGCGCACGGCGCTGCGCGGCATGCTGACGGCTGAGGTGTTCCGCGCCCCACCATCCGTACTCACCCCGTCGTTGGCGAGCCTGTCGGCTCGTGCTCTGTCGGGTGCGGTCATGCTGAGTGCGGAATGGGATCCTGGAGGCGCTCCGCACGAAGAGGACGGCACCCGCCGGTGCACCTGTACCCGCGCCGCCGGGTGCCGGACCTGCGCGCGCTCGACGACGCGGCGCGCACAGAGTTCCCACAGGTCCATCTGCAACTCTTGAGGCGCTTCGACCGGATCTTCGGTGCCGATCGGCCACCGACGCCGTACACCGCCGCCTGGCACCAGGCCCCGTTCCACGACGGCGCACGCGCGACGGGCGGCGAGGACTTCGCGCCGCACCTCGAGCTTTTCACCGTCCGCCGAACTTCCGGAAAGCCGACGTTCCTCGCGGGTTACGAGTCCGGCACGAGCGTGTTCATCAACGATGTGCCGCCGGAGTCAGCAGCCCGGCGACTGCGAGAGGTGGCGAGCGAGTGAGCAAGTACCTGGTGACGGGCGGAGCCGGCTATGTCGGCAGCGTGGTGACCGCGCACCTGCTGGAGGCGGGGCACGAGGTGACGGTCCTCGACGATCTGTCCACGGGATTCCGCGAGGCCGTCCCCGGGGGTGCCGTCTTCGTCGAGGGCCGGGTCCAGGACGCGGCCCGTCACATCGGCCCGTCGTACGACGGCGTCCTGCACTTCGCCGCGTACTCGCAGGTCGGCGAATCGGTCGCGCAACCCGGCAGGTACTGGGAGAACAACGTCGGCGGGACGATGGCGCTGCTCGCCGCGATGCGCTCCGCGGGGGTCCGCAGGCTGGTCTTCTCCTCCACGGCGGCCACCTACGGCGAGCCGGTCTCCACGCCGATCACCGAGTCCGACCCGACGACGCCGACCAGCCCGTACGGCGCCACGAAACTCGCCGTCGACCACATGATCGGCGGCGAGTGCGCCGCGCACGGACTGGCGGCGGCGTCCCTGCGGTACTTCAACGTCGCCGGTGCCTACGGCGACTCCGGGGAGCGCCACGACCCCGAGTCGCACCTCATCCCGCTCGTCCTCCAGGTCGCGCTCGGCACCCGCGAGACGATCTCCGTCTTCGGCGACGACTACCCGACGCCGGACGGCACCTGTGTGCGGGACTACATCCATGTCGCCGACCTCGCCGAGGCCCATCTGCTCGCCATGGACGCGATCACCCCCGGGGAGCATCTGGTCTGCAACCTCGGCAACGGCAACGGCTTCTCCGTACGTGAGGTCGTCGAGACCGTCCGCAAGGTCACCGGCCACCCGGTCCCGGAGACCGTCGCCGCCCGCCGCGCCGGCGACCCGGCCGTCCTGGTCGCCTCCTCCGCCGCGGCGCAGGAGCGGCTCGGCTGGTCCCCGTCGCGGCCGGACCTCGCGGGGATCGTCGCCGACGCCTGGGACTTCGCCCGCTCCCGGCAGGCGGGCGGGTGAGGGTCCCCGAGCGTTCCGGGAGCGGTACGGGTACGGGTCCGAGGGCGTCCGCGCCGCGCCGGGCAGGGTCGGTCCGGTCGGCGAGTGCACCGACTTCAACGACGGCTTCGTCATGCCGTTCGCCCTCCCGCACACCGCGGTCGCTGCGAAACGCCGGCTCGACCGACACCTCACGGGTGCGCGTCGGATCGGCCGGGCTGACCCCGACCGAGCGGGTCCCGTGCCCGCCTCGCGCCGGGTCCGTGCCCGGCCGAACGCCCGGCGGTCCCGTGCCCGCCTCGCGATGGTTCCGCAGCCGAGCTCCGCCGGTCCCGTGCCCGCCTCGCGCCGGGTCCGTGCCCGGCCGAACGCCCGGCGGGTGCCTGCCCCGGCGAGCCCCGACGCTTCCCGGTGTGCGCCGGCGCGCCCGTCGACTCAGCCGAGGTGCTTGGCCAGGAGGTACTCCGTCACGCCCGGCGGGTAGTCGGGCACCCGGCCGACGATCTCGTAGCCGTGCTTCCGGTAGAAGCCGGGCGCTTGGAAGTCCCACGTCTCCAGCCGGGACCAGGAGCAGCCGCGGCCCACGCGGGCCTCGCGCTCGGCCGCGGAGAGGAGCTGGGAGCCCAGGCCCGCGCCGCGGTGCCGGGCGTCGACCCAGAGGAGGTCGACATGGAGCCAGCGCGCCCAGGTGCGGCCCGTCAGACCCGCGGCCAGTTCGCCGGTCGCCTCCTCCACCACCCAGACCTGCAGGGGGACTTCG is a window encoding:
- a CDS encoding GNAT family N-acetyltransferase, which produces MFRFETEVDKERLGLLGERLEAANAQRSPAMRALAVSRHKDEVPLQVWVVEEATGELAAGLTGRTWARWLHVDLLWVDARHRGAGLGSQLLSAAEREARVGRGCSWSRLETWDFQAPGFYRKHGYEIVGRVPDYPPGVTEYLLAKHLG
- the galE gene encoding UDP-glucose 4-epimerase GalE, coding for MSKYLVTGGAGYVGSVVTAHLLEAGHEVTVLDDLSTGFREAVPGGAVFVEGRVQDAARHIGPSYDGVLHFAAYSQVGESVAQPGRYWENNVGGTMALLAAMRSAGVRRLVFSSTAATYGEPVSTPITESDPTTPTSPYGATKLAVDHMIGGECAAHGLAAASLRYFNVAGAYGDSGERHDPESHLIPLVLQVALGTRETISVFGDDYPTPDGTCVRDYIHVADLAEAHLLAMDAITPGEHLVCNLGNGNGFSVREVVETVRKVTGHPVPETVAARRAGDPAVLVASSAAAQERLGWSPSRPDLAGIVADAWDFARSRQAGG